In Crinalium epipsammum PCC 9333, the genomic window GTCATCACGGGGATGGCACTCGGATGGGATTGTGCGATAGCCATTGCTGCACTACATCTAGAAATTCCTGTTGTTGCAGCAGTACCGTTTGAGGGGCAAGAGTTACAATGGCCCGAACAATCTCAGATCCGATATAAGAAAATTCTCAGGAAGATTTCTGCTAATAATGGTGAAATTGTTATCGTTTCCCAAGGTGGTTATTCGGGGGAAAAAATGTTGCTCCGCGATGAATACATAGTTGATAATTCCAAAATTATTTTAGCTCTTTGGGATGGCGGCGCAAGTGGAGGAACAGCCCACACCGTAAAATACGCCAAAAAGAAAAAACTAGATATCGTTAATGTCTGGTCTGATTGGACAAACAGATAGACGTAAAGCGCAATCGCACCAACCCATCAACCTTAACTTATGGGTTGATTTTTTCAAATAGAGTAACATCAATAACCAAGCATATTAGCTATAAGATCTCAATCCTTCTCCTGCTTCCAGCTTAATTCTATTCAACCGCGATGAGTCTAAAGCTTCAAGTTAACCGAATCCCCACAGTTACCTCAACCCAAATGCGGTGCTGTAATACCAAGACAGCAAGGGCAACATGATTCACGCCCTAAATCTGCAAAGGTTGACAGACCAGGGGGGTACAGAATATTTCTATAAAATAATTAAATATTTAGAACTGTTCTAATGAACTCGTATTCGATATACAGTGCAAGTACAGAATTTTTTGTAAAAAGGTGAGTTTATGGCTCAAGCGAAAGTCATCGCATTATTTAATCAAGCGGGCGGCGTGGGTAAAACTACTATTACGCTCAACCTGGGATACCAGCTTTCTAGAAGAGGCAACAAAGTAATGCTGATAGATATAGACCCTCAAGCATCTCTAACGCTGTTTATGGGGGTTGACTCGCATACTTTGGAAAAAACCCTCTTTGATGCCATTGTCAATGAGGAGCCACTATCTATTCATACAAATATTCATGGTATGGATATTGCCCCAACAAACATTAACTTGAGTGCTGCTGAACTTCAATTAGTTAATATGGACTTTCGGGAAATTCGCCTAAAAGATGCGATCGCGCCCATAAAAGACAGCTATGACTTTATCCTGATTGATTGTCCGCCGAGCTTAGGTCTATTAAGCTATATCAGTCTCATAGCTGCCACTCATGTCTTAGTCCCTATCGAAACTCACTACAAAGCTTTTGAAGGAACCAATCTTCTACTTCAAACTGTTGCCAGGGTCAAAAAGAAGGGCAACCGTTCCTTGCAAATAGCCGGATTTGTTCCATCTCGATACGCGGCTACTAATTCTCAAGATCAGCGTACTCTTAAAGCAATTCAAGAACAATTTTCTGCGGTTAGTAGTGTTTTCGATCCTGTCCCACGCTTAACAGCTTTTGCCGATGCTTCAGAAAAACAAGTACCACTAGCTGTTTATGATCCCAAAAGTTCGGCGGTAAAAATATTAGATCAATTAGCGGCAAAAATGGAGGAACTAAATTAAATGGTAAACAAAAGCGAACAACCTTATAAAGCCAAAGCAAATTTAAGCGTTTTATTTGGGGATGACGAAGATACTCCCAAGAACTTTATTCCGCTTGAAGCCATATCCTTGCCCGCTAAACAGCCGCGAAGATATTTTGACGATCGCTCAATGCAGTCATTAGTTGACTCAATAAAGATTAACGGAGTTCTCCAACCAATTTTAGTCCGTCCTATAGGAGAAGATAGGTACGAATTAGTAGCTGGGGAAAGACGTTATCGAGGAGCAAAAACAGTTGGATTAAAAGAAATTCCAGTTGTTATTCGCGAATTAACAGAGGAGCAAGCTTTCAAAATAGCTTTAGTTGAAAATTTACAACGAGAAGATCTTAATCCCATCGAAGAAACTGAAGCAACTTTAGAACTATTAGCTATACAATTATCATCTTCTACTGATGCAGTAACCAAGCTGCTTTACAGCATGAAAAATGATGTTGCCAGAAAGAAGGATAACGTTATCCTTCAACCAGAGGCAGAAACAATCGTTAAGGCGTTCGATGAATTAAGCAGTATGGGATGGGAGTCATTTGCTACTAACAGACTACCACTGCTTAAACTACCTGAAGAAATACTAGAAGCTCTGCGACAAGGGAAAATTGAATACACAAAAGCCAGAGCGATCGCACAAATCAAAGATCCTGAAGCTCGCGTTGAATTACTAGAACTTGCGATCGCTGAAGGATTATCCCTCAAAGAAATTAAAAAAAGAGTCGCTGAAATTAAAAAAGCCACGGAATCTGAAACTGATCCAGATGCCGAAAATGAGGATGAAGAGACAGATGAGAATGGAGAAAAACCTGATAAAAAAGACAAACCTGAAAGTCTCAAAAGCGAGATGAACAAGGTCTATAATGCTCTTAAAAAATCTAAAGTCTGGAAGGATAAAAACAAACAAGATCAGCTTCAAAAAATTTTAGATGATATGGAATCTTTACTCAACGAAGAATAAACAGGAGAAACAGCCAGCTAACGCTGACTGCTATAAAAATCACTAACCAAATTTCAACAATAGATGAAATCAATTTCAATGGGGACGTTCAGAGAATACGACTGCAAAAACACCAAAGCTTTATTAAATTGGTTAAAAGAAAACTATCAGGAGATCGCCCCTAACAAATTCGTACTTATTAACGGCGACTCTGCGAAATTCTCTAGCAAAGAGCTAATCACTCGTGCAGCCATAGAAGGAATTGTAGCTAGGCAATGGGCAACATTAGAAATTTCCAGACTAAGTTTAACTGATAACCAAAGCTAAAGTGATTATGACTTTACCCATAAGGTGGCAACTTTTGTCGGCGTAATGTGGCGAATCCACCAACTTATGGTAAAAATCATAACTGTTCATAAAATTACTACTGCTAAATAATGCAGCTAACGCTGCGTCAATGGCGAACATCGACCAAGGATGCAGTAGTTATGAGCGCATTAGAAATTATCAAAGTTATCAAAGCTGGCTCTGAAACTGAAACTGACACCACCACCAAATCTAAAAGTTGGTGGCAAGAAGATTTCGTAACTGTCGAAGCAGAGGAAGACACAGACGAGGTGATCTTAACAGTCTCAAGGTCAAAAGCTCTAATCGGAAAAATCAATGAGAAAGCGATTAAACAACTAAACTTTGGAGGCTACTCTGTCTTAAGGGTCAGCGGTGAATTAAGAGAGTACCCAACTCTATATATTCCCCTCAGCCTTGATAACCAATGGCAAGGCGTAAAAACAATATTAGAAAACTGCAACTACAAAGTAACAGTAGTTGCAGGATAAAAAACAACCACTAGCAATTATTAGTTGCTAGTGGTTAATTTTTATTGGTTTATTATTTAGTCTTTGCTTGAACAAATTTACGATTTTTAGATGGCTGCGTCCAAAGTACACAGAAACCATTAGATGCCTTCCTGCCTTGAATCTCAAGGGTAACGCCCATACGTTTAGCTTCTTGCTCGCAATCACGATTTCCAGGGTTGCCTTCAAGAAGAGAGGCGTTCCACTTCATAAAATCTTTGGCATATTGTCCATCCTTACTCTCAGCCCACTTTAATGCCTCAAACTGTTTCTGAGTTAGTTTAACTGTTCCAGCGTACCCACCTTGAAGGTACGTGGGAACAGTTAAACCCAGTAGATAACCTATACCTACAGCGCACAAAAAGAATAAGCCACTGGGAACAGCTTTGAGTAAGCTACCTAAATCAAATCCACGACGGCTAGGCTTTTCAGCAACATCATAAAATTCCTCAAGTGGTTGTGAGGACTGAACCTCTCGCTGTACGACTGCTGATTTATGCACTAAAGAAGTCACAGCTTGTGATATAGCAGCCGTTTGTGACATAACAGCAGCCTTTTCGTAAGCAGCTAATTTATCTTGTAGTGCAATCAAACTATTATTAAATTTTAGTTCAATTGAATTAGGAGCGCGTTTCAACATCAATTCCAGTTGTCCGGTAGCCAATAAGACTAAGAACAACGGATCGTCTGGTTGAACTTTAGCTTTGTATGCGATCGCTAAAACTTTTGATTTAAACTCGTCTGACTGATTCTCTAAGGCATAGTCGATCAGTTGCTCAGAAAACTCATCCAATTCTTCAGATTTCCCTGTCATGGCAAGAAGTTCAACCGATCTAACTCTGCGTAGGTAGCATTCAAGAAATTTTTAATTCGCTGCTTACTTAAGATGCCAAAACCTGAACCATCAGCCAAAGCTTTAGAAAACGTTAGTTGACCAGCATCAACTCTATTTCTTTCCTCAAAACTAAACTGGGGGAAATCCATCTGAAAAACCTTTTCACGAGCCAGTATTTCAGCCAGATCTTTATCTTTCTCTATGATTGTCCAATCGTCAAAAATGACTTGATTACGAACAAAAATGTGCGTAATGTCTTTAAGCTTTTCATCGTTAGCAGATTCCTTAAACTTATCAATGCTAGAATGACCGCCATTACAAATAAACCATTTGTAAATCTTGATATTCTGATCTTTGGCTAAAGTAGCTATATGATTGCGATCGAACCAATCTGTAACTGAAGAATATATATTTGAAGGCAGATTGACAATTACGGTTTTTTCTGTAGCTAACTCAAAAATTTTGTCAGCACTAGAGCGTTTCTTCTCTTCATTGGTAAACTCAGCTTCAATATAATTTTTCCCTCCGTTTTCATCAGTAAAATAAATTCTACCAACGTCAGGATTGGACAAATCTGATTCTACAAATTGGATGCGATCTTTATAACCCCTAGTATTACAATATTCAAGCAGCACCCGACAAAACAGGCTTTTACCAACGCCACCTTTTTCACCATCTGTAAAATGAAGTCCAGTCTCCAATTCACCCTCTGAGAACTTAGCTTCATCCACCTGACCCAACTCAGAAGAATGCAACTCAGTCTGCTGTTGTTGAACCATTACTGCATTTTCCACGAGCTTAGTCTCCTCATTTTCACGAACTTTAACTTCAACATCACTACCGTCGTTCAAGATTTCTCCTTGCTCTATTACATCTTGCTCTATTACCTCAAGATCTGTTACCTCCATAGCTACTACTTCTTGCTCTGTCAAAGCTTCTGTCAAATCTTCTGTTTTATTAGTAGGCTCATCCTCTACTACACGAAGATCTACTACCCCTGAAGTTAAATTAGTAGACTCATCCTCTATTAAATTTTCAGTTTTATCCTCCGTTAAATCAGTAGACTCACCCTCTACTTCACCCCCTTTTAAGTCAGTAGGCTCATCTTGATTAAATGAATGAAAACCACTGCTATCATCCTCGGTTTTATTAGCAGTCGCGCTCTGGCTAACCTGCTGGTTCCTTTTTCTAATTCCAGTTCCAGTGCTTTTAGGTTTTGGCATAAAATTCCTCTCAAAAATCCATTGGGAAAAGAGAACTACCAACAGCAGTAAGAAAAAAATCTCTATTAGAGCATAGAAAAGATTTACT contains:
- a CDS encoding DUF6753 family protein, with the protein product MTGKSEELDEFSEQLIDYALENQSDEFKSKVLAIAYKAKVQPDDPLFLVLLATGQLELMLKRAPNSIELKFNNSLIALQDKLAAYEKAAVMSQTAAISQAVTSLVHKSAVVQREVQSSQPLEEFYDVAEKPSRRGFDLGSLLKAVPSGLFFLCAVGIGYLLGLTVPTYLQGGYAGTVKLTQKQFEALKWAESKDGQYAKDFMKWNASLLEGNPGNRDCEQEAKRMGVTLEIQGRKASNGFCVLWTQPSKNRKFVQAKTK
- a CDS encoding ParB/RepB/Spo0J family partition protein; this encodes MVNKSEQPYKAKANLSVLFGDDEDTPKNFIPLEAISLPAKQPRRYFDDRSMQSLVDSIKINGVLQPILVRPIGEDRYELVAGERRYRGAKTVGLKEIPVVIRELTEEQAFKIALVENLQREDLNPIEETEATLELLAIQLSSSTDAVTKLLYSMKNDVARKKDNVILQPEAETIVKAFDELSSMGWESFATNRLPLLKLPEEILEALRQGKIEYTKARAIAQIKDPEARVELLELAIAEGLSLKEIKKRVAEIKKATESETDPDAENEDEETDENGEKPDKKDKPESLKSEMNKVYNALKKSKVWKDKNKQDQLQKILDDMESLLNEE
- a CDS encoding SLOG family protein, with protein sequence MKIVGVTGHRPQKLAPANVCYSDEVLKQLTRLALIHLRKLEPCQVITGMALGWDCAIAIAALHLEIPVVAAVPFEGQELQWPEQSQIRYKKILRKISANNGEIVIVSQGGYSGEKMLLRDEYIVDNSKIILALWDGGASGGTAHTVKYAKKKKLDIVNVWSDWTNR
- a CDS encoding ParA family protein — encoded protein: MAQAKVIALFNQAGGVGKTTITLNLGYQLSRRGNKVMLIDIDPQASLTLFMGVDSHTLEKTLFDAIVNEEPLSIHTNIHGMDIAPTNINLSAAELQLVNMDFREIRLKDAIAPIKDSYDFILIDCPPSLGLLSYISLIAATHVLVPIETHYKAFEGTNLLLQTVARVKKKGNRSLQIAGFVPSRYAATNSQDQRTLKAIQEQFSAVSSVFDPVPRLTAFADASEKQVPLAVYDPKSSAVKILDQLAAKMEELN